In the genome of Streptomyces racemochromogenes, one region contains:
- a CDS encoding SDR family oxidoreductase: MTTGREAASGAGRPVALVTGVGRTAGIGAGIARELAGAGWDIAFTYWTPYDARMSWGVEAGAADTVAATLAERGARTVAVEADLADPGAPERVFDEAEGALGGVTALVMSHCESVDSGLLDTTLESFDRHFAVNARATWLLIREYGRRFRGSPGTGRVIGLTSDHTVGNLPYGASKGALDRIVLAASHELAHLGITANVLNPGPVDTGWMSDGIREHVLGRTPLGRLGTPRDAAHLVAFLCSPQGQWINGQLLKSDGGFAG; this comes from the coding sequence ATGACGACAGGGCGTGAGGCGGCGTCAGGGGCCGGCCGGCCGGTCGCGCTGGTGACGGGCGTCGGCCGCACCGCCGGGATCGGCGCCGGGATCGCCCGCGAGCTGGCCGGGGCCGGCTGGGACATCGCCTTCACCTACTGGACTCCGTACGACGCGCGCATGAGCTGGGGCGTCGAGGCCGGCGCGGCGGACACCGTCGCCGCCACGCTGGCGGAGCGGGGCGCCAGGACGGTGGCGGTGGAGGCGGACCTCGCCGATCCCGGTGCCCCCGAGCGCGTCTTCGACGAGGCGGAGGGCGCGCTCGGCGGCGTCACCGCGCTGGTGATGTCGCACTGCGAGTCGGTCGACTCCGGCCTGCTCGACACCACCCTCGAAAGCTTCGACCGCCACTTCGCGGTGAACGCCCGGGCGACCTGGCTCCTGATCCGTGAGTACGGGCGCCGGTTCCGCGGGAGCCCCGGGACCGGCCGGGTGATCGGCCTGACCAGCGACCACACCGTGGGCAACCTGCCCTACGGGGCGAGCAAGGGCGCGCTGGACCGCATCGTGCTGGCCGCCTCGCACGAACTCGCGCACCTCGGGATCACCGCCAACGTGCTCAACCCGGGGCCGGTGGACACCGGGTGGATGTCCGACGGGATCCGGGAGCACGTGCTCGGCCGCACGCCGCTGGGCCGCCTGGGCACTCCGCGGGACGCCGCCCACCTGGTCGCGTTCCTCTGCTCGCCGCAGGGCCAGTGGATCAACGGGCAGCTGCTCAAGAGCGACGGCGGTTTCGCCGGCTGA
- a CDS encoding TetR/AcrR family transcriptional regulator: MSEGPYHHGNLRTALLERAETVLTESGVEGLSLRALARDLGVSHAAPSRHFRDRQALLDALAVSGFTRLNARLSAAAEAPGPVPDRLAALGRAYVDFAVTHAPLLNLMFSAKRADDSSAELRELGHHSLDTTAELIARAQAEGFVREGDPVRLAQVAFSTVHGLATLALGSLLEDTPLPEATDLALDVLLTGLARPGR; the protein is encoded by the coding sequence TTGAGCGAGGGGCCCTACCACCACGGCAACCTCCGGACCGCCCTGCTGGAGCGCGCGGAGACCGTCCTCACCGAATCGGGCGTGGAGGGCCTGTCCCTCCGGGCCCTGGCACGCGACCTCGGCGTGAGCCACGCCGCGCCCTCCCGCCACTTCCGCGACCGGCAGGCCCTGCTGGACGCCCTCGCCGTCAGCGGCTTCACCCGGCTGAACGCCCGCCTGAGCGCCGCGGCCGAAGCACCCGGCCCGGTGCCGGACCGCCTGGCCGCCCTGGGGCGGGCGTACGTCGACTTCGCCGTCACCCACGCGCCCCTGCTGAACCTGATGTTCAGCGCCAAGCGCGCCGACGACTCCAGTGCCGAACTCAGGGAGCTCGGGCACCACAGCCTCGACACCACCGCCGAACTCATCGCGCGGGCCCAGGCGGAGGGGTTCGTCCGCGAGGGCGACCCGGTCCGCCTCGCCCAGGTCGCCTTCTCCACCGTCCACGGGCTGGCGACGCTGGCCCTCGGCTCCCTCCTCGAGGACACCCCGCTGCCGGAGGCGACCGACCTGGCCCTGGACGTACTCCTGACCGGCCTGGCCCGCCCCGGTCGGTGA
- a CDS encoding DUF6400 family protein, translating to MSTHHSPPPAGPDGPAGLVGFTVDLTSQEMLRRAQVMAALGPDWDPVDVLRGEEEAYDLLYSGLDAEQQRTYDALVAAGVLPVRGGGRAAA from the coding sequence ATGTCCACGCACCACTCCCCGCCCCCCGCCGGCCCCGACGGCCCCGCCGGCCTGGTCGGCTTCACCGTCGACCTGACCTCCCAGGAGATGCTCCGGCGCGCCCAGGTGATGGCCGCGCTCGGCCCCGACTGGGATCCGGTCGACGTGCTGAGGGGCGAGGAGGAGGCGTACGACCTGCTCTACTCCGGCCTCGACGCCGAACAGCAGCGCACGTACGACGCCCTGGTGGCGGCCGGCGTGCTGCCCGTGCGCGGGGGCGGCCGTGCTGCCGCTTGA
- a CDS encoding transglycosylase SLT domain-containing protein, whose product MRRPSLFPSEGSSVSNAVIRRIAASKKALAGSVLALGVAGSVLAAVPAQAAPTGAKAIAQQMIKDPAQFAAFDKIVTHESGWDYTATNSSSGAYGLVQALPASKMSSAGSDWKTNPATQIKWGLDYMNERYGSPVEAWNFWQANHWY is encoded by the coding sequence ATGCGGCGGCCGTCCTTGTTCCCGTCGGAAGGTTCCTCCGTGTCCAACGCTGTCATCCGCCGCATCGCCGCTTCGAAGAAGGCTCTGGCCGGTTCCGTGCTCGCCCTGGGTGTCGCGGGTTCCGTGCTCGCCGCCGTTCCGGCGCAGGCGGCTCCGACGGGCGCCAAGGCGATCGCCCAGCAGATGATCAAGGACCCGGCCCAGTTCGCCGCCTTCGACAAGATCGTCACGCACGAGAGCGGCTGGGACTACACCGCCACGAACTCCTCCTCCGGCGCCTACGGCCTGGTCCAGGCGCTGCCCGCGTCGAAGATGTCCTCCGCGGGCTCGGACTGGAAGACCAACCCGGCCACCCAGATCAAGTGGGGCCTGGACTACATGAACGAGCGCTACGGCAGCCCCGTCGAGGCCTGGAACTTCTGGCAGGCCAACCACTGGTACTAG
- a CDS encoding VOC family protein: protein MLTGIVIDALDVVRMERFWREATRGRTDGLRLRFVPTATPKAGKNRLHLDLAGGPDWEVEVARLLSLGATRADIGQGDVPWDVLADPEGNEFCVLRPGHPGVLADSGLVAVCLDIAEEHRRAQEASWPSRTGWDTVESEAWGFRLRRTPASPVSLVMGPPAAPKAGRNRLRLETARPGGEPGEFLDAGGNEFHVTGARPAPAPAHDGGAGDEDA from the coding sequence ATGCTGACCGGGATCGTGATCGACGCGCTGGACGTCGTACGGATGGAGCGCTTCTGGCGGGAGGCGACGCGGGGCCGGACGGACGGTCTGCGGCTGCGGTTCGTGCCGACGGCGACGCCGAAGGCGGGCAAGAACCGGCTCCACCTCGACCTGGCCGGGGGCCCTGACTGGGAGGTGGAGGTGGCGCGGCTGCTCTCGCTCGGGGCTACCCGGGCCGACATCGGCCAGGGGGACGTCCCCTGGGACGTGCTGGCCGACCCGGAGGGCAACGAGTTCTGCGTGCTGCGCCCCGGCCACCCGGGCGTCCTCGCCGATTCCGGACTGGTAGCGGTCTGTCTCGACATCGCCGAGGAGCACCGCCGCGCTCAGGAAGCGTCCTGGCCGTCGCGGACCGGCTGGGACACGGTGGAGTCCGAGGCCTGGGGCTTCCGGCTCCGCCGGACTCCCGCCAGCCCGGTCTCGCTGGTGATGGGGCCGCCCGCGGCGCCGAAGGCGGGGCGGAACAGGCTACGGCTGGAGACCGCCCGTCCGGGCGGTGAGCCGGGCGAGTTCCTCGACGCCGGCGGGAACGAGTTCCACGTCACCGGCGCCCGCCCCGCTCCGGCCCCGGCCCACGACGGAGGTGCGGGCGATGAGGACGCGTGA
- a CDS encoding maleylpyruvate isomerase family mycothiol-dependent enzyme: protein MQNTLEFTDLLRLIDERSSAFRAVVASAPDLDVQVPSCPEWTLADLVQHLGGGDRFWAAIVGAGPADGPPAEAAAARAALVVPREREALVAWLDESTRQLLDALRKAGPDGGCWAWWEELQSPLTAGTVARHRVQESAVHTHDAQLALGEPKPLPDVVALDGVEEFLTTCVATVSPWPHKPAALDFRTTEGPVWRLTLDGSGARAARLPLPAGTAAEAGVLGTASELILFLYNRITADSLRVDGDAVLFDQLRDWDPQA, encoded by the coding sequence GTGCAGAACACTCTTGAGTTCACCGACCTCCTGCGGCTGATCGACGAGCGGTCCTCCGCCTTCCGCGCCGTGGTGGCCTCCGCGCCCGACCTTGACGTGCAGGTCCCCAGCTGCCCCGAGTGGACGCTGGCCGACCTCGTCCAGCACCTCGGCGGCGGCGACCGCTTCTGGGCCGCCATCGTCGGTGCGGGTCCCGCCGACGGGCCGCCGGCCGAGGCCGCCGCCGCGCGCGCCGCGCTGGTCGTGCCGCGGGAGCGCGAAGCCCTGGTGGCGTGGCTGGACGAGTCGACGCGGCAGCTGCTGGACGCCCTGCGGAAGGCCGGTCCGGACGGCGGCTGCTGGGCGTGGTGGGAGGAGCTGCAGTCCCCGCTCACCGCCGGAACCGTGGCCCGGCACCGGGTCCAGGAGAGCGCGGTCCACACCCACGACGCCCAACTCGCCCTGGGCGAGCCGAAGCCGCTGCCCGACGTGGTGGCGCTCGACGGTGTCGAGGAGTTCCTGACCACCTGCGTCGCCACCGTCAGCCCCTGGCCCCACAAGCCCGCCGCCCTCGACTTCCGCACCACCGAGGGCCCCGTCTGGCGTCTCACCCTCGACGGCTCCGGCGCGCGGGCCGCCCGGCTGCCGCTCCCCGCCGGCACGGCGGCGGAGGCCGGCGTCCTGGGCACGGCCAGTGAGCTGATCCTCTTCCTCTACAACCGCATCACGGCGGACTCCCTGCGGGTCGACGGTGACGCGGTCCTGTTCGACCAGCTCCGCGACTGGGACCCTCAGGCCTAG
- a CDS encoding GNAT family N-acetyltransferase, with product MPPYETMPFHLRTERLILRPWAESDAAEFCALLSERGKETPTVDRIRTAIGELLTATETTGIALLPIQRRDEGDFIGYCGLIIGRSSVEEPEIAYELLQRAHGRGYATEAARAVLDAAAATGRERIWATVGAWNTPSFRVLEKLGFERDHVSTEDSGEVVWLTRSLP from the coding sequence ATGCCCCCCTACGAGACGATGCCCTTCCACCTCCGGACCGAGCGGCTGATACTGAGGCCCTGGGCGGAGTCGGACGCCGCCGAGTTCTGCGCACTGCTCTCCGAACGCGGCAAGGAGACGCCCACCGTCGACCGCATCCGGACGGCCATCGGGGAGCTGCTCACCGCGACCGAGACCACCGGGATCGCCCTGCTGCCCATCCAGCGCCGCGACGAGGGGGACTTCATCGGCTACTGCGGGCTGATCATCGGCCGCTCCAGCGTGGAGGAGCCCGAAATCGCCTACGAGCTGCTCCAGCGCGCGCACGGGCGCGGCTACGCCACCGAGGCGGCCCGCGCGGTGCTCGACGCCGCCGCCGCGACGGGCCGCGAGCGGATCTGGGCCACCGTCGGCGCGTGGAACACGCCGTCCTTCCGGGTCCTGGAGAAGCTCGGGTTCGAGCGGGACCACGTGTCCACGGAGGACAGCGGTGAGGTGGTCTGGCTCACCCGCTCGTTGCCCTGA
- a CDS encoding PIG-L deacetylase family protein: MPLPSLLGVFAHPDDEALVAGGVLAQHAASGARTAVVTATWAPGTSRAAELADSLAALGAGEPRMLGYADHRVPDSAPGRPRLCDAPLDEAVGRLVGHLRRFRPRIVVTHDAYGQLTGHPDHRHTHRVTALAVAASGLEHLYPEAGAPWQPHALYGATHPHSALADLAPLLAGVGKSALSVPDHLVSATVDVRPWLGAKWAAVLAHRSEVARERALPGILSRLPAGTRNRVIGTEYFIRLHTHPAARGLTRLTV, translated from the coding sequence GTGCCGCTGCCCAGCCTGCTCGGCGTGTTCGCCCACCCCGACGACGAGGCCCTCGTCGCCGGCGGAGTCCTCGCGCAGCACGCCGCGTCGGGTGCGCGGACCGCCGTCGTCACCGCCACCTGGGCGCCCGGCACCTCCCGGGCCGCCGAACTGGCCGACTCCCTCGCGGCGCTCGGCGCCGGGGAACCCCGGATGCTGGGGTACGCCGACCACCGCGTCCCGGATTCCGCCCCCGGCCGGCCCCGGCTCTGCGACGCCCCGCTCGACGAGGCCGTCGGGCGGCTCGTCGGCCACCTCAGGCGGTTCCGGCCCCGGATCGTCGTCACCCATGACGCGTACGGCCAGCTCACCGGGCACCCCGACCACCGCCACACCCACCGCGTCACGGCGCTCGCGGTGGCCGCCTCCGGCCTGGAGCACCTCTACCCGGAGGCGGGTGCCCCCTGGCAGCCCCACGCCCTGTACGGGGCCACCCACCCGCACTCCGCCCTCGCCGACCTCGCGCCGCTGCTGGCCGGCGTCGGCAAGTCGGCCCTGAGCGTGCCGGACCACCTGGTCAGCGCCACGGTCGACGTGCGCCCGTGGCTCGGCGCCAAGTGGGCCGCCGTCCTCGCGCACCGCAGCGAGGTCGCCCGGGAGCGGGCGCTGCCCGGGATCCTGTCCCGCCTGCCCGCCGGGACGCGGAACCGTGTGATCGGCACCGAGTACTTCATCCGGCTGCACACCCACCCGGCCGCGCGCGGGCTGACCCGGCTGACGGTGTGA
- a CDS encoding TOPRIM nucleotidyl transferase/hydrolase domain-containing protein, producing the protein MADMGLFRNAVADWAAGGDDGPAGERAGELAAERGVASVVLVEGPSDLAAVETLAARLDRDLPAEGVCVVSMGGAMNVGRYARLLGPPGLGLRLAGLCDVREQPYFDRGFQRAGAPRHEVFVCVEDLEEELIRALGVPRVEGVIEAEGDLAPWQTFVRQPAQRGRDPHHRMRRFLGTKKGRKIRYGHLLAQALDLALLPAPLDALLTALDPARAGR; encoded by the coding sequence ATGGCTGACATGGGACTGTTCCGGAACGCGGTCGCCGACTGGGCGGCGGGCGGCGACGACGGGCCGGCCGGGGAGCGGGCCGGGGAACTGGCCGCGGAAAGGGGTGTCGCGTCGGTGGTGCTGGTCGAGGGGCCCAGCGACCTCGCCGCCGTCGAGACCCTGGCGGCGCGCCTGGACCGGGACCTGCCCGCCGAGGGCGTCTGCGTCGTCTCCATGGGAGGGGCGATGAACGTCGGCCGGTACGCCCGGCTCCTGGGCCCGCCGGGACTGGGACTGCGCCTCGCCGGGCTGTGCGACGTGCGGGAGCAGCCCTACTTCGACCGCGGCTTCCAGCGGGCCGGGGCTCCCCGCCACGAGGTCTTCGTCTGCGTGGAGGACCTGGAGGAGGAGCTGATCCGCGCGCTGGGCGTGCCGCGGGTGGAAGGGGTCATCGAGGCCGAGGGCGACCTCGCCCCCTGGCAGACCTTCGTCCGCCAGCCCGCGCAACGCGGCCGCGACCCGCACCACCGGATGCGGCGCTTCCTCGGCACCAAGAAGGGCCGCAAGATCCGCTACGGGCACCTCCTCGCCCAGGCCCTCGACCTCGCTCTCCTGCCCGCGCCCCTCGACGCGCTGCTCACCGCCCTGGACCCGGCCCGCGCCGGACGCTGA
- a CDS encoding alpha/beta hydrolase has translation MTKIIRALAATAAAGLLLAGGQVTATAATTTAPTPAVAGGRAETPAGAARFELPRPTGAFAVGRDTLHLVDTARKDPWVPAVDRELLVSLYYPAVRGTGHPAPYTTVAEARALLTDRGELGRHATPEQVAAVRTHAREEALPRVGGGRYPLVVLSPGFTLPRSSLTVLAEDLTSRGYVVAALDHAYESDGTVFPGGRMLDCKACEQVFPDRSLHRVSEARARDVTFLLDRLTGDRPAWRHSRLIDARHIGMAGHSIGGASAATAMAADPRVAAGVNMDGTFFAPLPETGLGGRPFLLLGGDPALTPPEIEDTSWADAWPRMDGWKRWLTVTGMGHPGFTDWPVLADAAGAPHPETPLSGDRSQRITRAYTGDFFDRHLKGLPAPRLDGPTAADPEVVFRRG, from the coding sequence ATGACCAAGATCATCCGTGCGCTCGCGGCGACCGCCGCGGCCGGACTCCTGCTGGCCGGCGGCCAGGTGACCGCGACCGCCGCCACCACCACCGCGCCGACGCCCGCCGTCGCGGGTGGCCGGGCGGAAACCCCCGCTGGTGCCGCGCGATTCGAACTGCCGCGCCCCACCGGCGCCTTCGCCGTCGGCCGCGACACCCTCCACCTCGTCGACACCGCGCGCAAGGACCCCTGGGTCCCGGCCGTCGACCGCGAACTGCTCGTGTCCCTCTACTACCCCGCCGTGCGCGGCACCGGACACCCGGCCCCGTACACGACCGTGGCCGAGGCGCGCGCCCTGCTCACGGACCGCGGCGAACTCGGCCGCCACGCCACGCCCGAACAGGTCGCCGCCGTCCGCACCCACGCCCGCGAGGAAGCGCTGCCGCGCGTCGGCGGCGGCCGGTACCCGCTGGTCGTCCTCTCACCCGGATTCACCCTGCCCCGCTCCTCCCTCACCGTGCTGGCGGAGGACCTGACCTCGCGCGGCTACGTGGTCGCCGCCCTCGACCACGCCTACGAGTCCGACGGCACCGTCTTCCCCGGCGGCAGGATGCTCGACTGCAAGGCCTGCGAGCAGGTCTTCCCCGACCGGTCGCTGCACCGCGTGTCCGAAGCCCGGGCCCGCGACGTGACGTTCCTGCTGGACCGGCTCACCGGCGACCGCCCCGCCTGGCGCCACTCCCGGCTGATCGATGCCCGGCACATCGGCATGGCCGGCCACTCGATCGGCGGCGCCTCCGCCGCCACGGCCATGGCCGCGGACCCGCGCGTGGCCGCCGGCGTGAACATGGACGGCACCTTCTTCGCCCCGCTCCCCGAGACCGGCCTCGGCGGCCGTCCGTTCCTGCTGCTCGGCGGCGACCCGGCCCTGACCCCGCCGGAGATCGAGGACACCAGCTGGGCCGACGCCTGGCCGCGGATGGACGGCTGGAAGCGCTGGCTGACCGTCACCGGCATGGGCCACCCCGGATTCACCGACTGGCCCGTCCTCGCCGACGCCGCGGGCGCCCCGCACCCGGAGACCCCCCTCTCGGGAGACCGCTCGCAGCGGATCACCCGCGCCTACACCGGTGACTTCTTCGACCGGCACCTCAAGGGCCTGCCCGCACCCCGCCTGGACGGGCCGACGGCGGCCGACCCCGAGGTGGTTTTCCGGCGCGGCTGA
- a CDS encoding DUF6247 family protein, translated as MSAQPEHVPAPPRAPAPAPGAPAELLAALRADRRAERWVPAFEAEWARALDESRRTFSLAGPYEVLGAWQARLASAPQVDAFLTAGRDETGFAGPEEFRGGRRASSG; from the coding sequence GTGAGCGCGCAGCCCGAGCACGTACCCGCCCCGCCACGCGCGCCGGCGCCGGCGCCCGGGGCTCCGGCCGAACTGCTCGCGGCGTTGCGGGCCGACCGGCGGGCCGAGCGATGGGTGCCGGCCTTCGAGGCGGAGTGGGCGCGGGCGCTCGACGAATCCCGCCGTACGTTCTCCCTGGCCGGGCCGTACGAGGTGCTCGGCGCCTGGCAGGCCCGGCTGGCCTCCGCCCCGCAGGTCGACGCGTTCCTCACCGCCGGCCGCGACGAGACCGGGTTCGCCGGCCCCGAGGAGTTCCGCGGCGGGCGCCGGGCGTCTTCTGGGTAG
- a CDS encoding SDR family NAD(P)-dependent oxidoreductase, with translation MPMTYQGTVTLITGASAGLGVEFARQWAARGADLVLVARRLDRLEELAAELEKRHGVTAHVIAADLARPGAAAALRAELDARGITVHSLVNNAGFGSHGPFAGQDVAQINEMIQLNVTAVAELTRAFLPDLVSDGRGALVNVASSAAYQPTPAMAVYGASKAFVLNFTEAVGYETRNSPLRVLAVSPGPVSTEFFDVVGSRDAAVGRMATPEQVVTATRRALERAKTPPSIVAGLANRVSAAAAALTPRRLTLAVSGRVLKA, from the coding sequence ATGCCTATGACATACCAGGGGACCGTCACCCTGATCACCGGGGCGAGCGCCGGGCTCGGCGTCGAGTTCGCCCGCCAGTGGGCCGCACGCGGAGCCGACCTCGTCCTCGTCGCCCGCCGCCTCGACCGGCTCGAGGAACTGGCGGCGGAACTGGAGAAGCGCCACGGCGTCACCGCCCACGTGATCGCCGCGGACCTCGCCCGGCCGGGAGCCGCGGCCGCGCTGCGCGCGGAACTCGACGCGCGCGGGATCACGGTGCACTCCCTCGTCAACAACGCCGGCTTCGGCAGCCACGGCCCGTTCGCCGGCCAGGACGTGGCGCAGATCAACGAGATGATCCAGCTGAACGTGACGGCCGTCGCCGAGCTCACCCGGGCCTTCCTGCCCGACCTCGTGTCCGACGGCCGGGGTGCGCTGGTGAACGTGGCGAGCTCCGCGGCCTACCAGCCGACCCCCGCGATGGCGGTCTACGGAGCGAGCAAGGCCTTCGTTCTGAACTTCACCGAGGCCGTCGGCTACGAGACGCGGAACTCGCCGCTGCGGGTGCTCGCCGTGTCGCCGGGTCCGGTCAGCACGGAGTTCTTCGACGTCGTCGGCAGCCGGGACGCGGCCGTCGGCCGCATGGCCACGCCCGAGCAGGTGGTGACCGCGACCCGGCGCGCCCTGGAGCGCGCCAAGACCCCGCCCAGCATCGTCGCGGGCCTCGCCAACCGCGTCTCCGCGGCGGCCGCCGCACTGACGCCCCGGCGCCTCACGCTGGCGGTGTCGGGACGGGTCCTGAAGGCCTGA
- a CDS encoding NAD-dependent protein deacetylase, with protein MRTRPTLSWTPTEDLPPGTTDLGPVADALAAGGVLVLTGAGISTESGIPAYRGEGGSLTRHTPMTYQDFTAGAQARRRYWARSHLGWRTFGRARPNAGHRAVAAFGRHGLLAGVITQNVDGLHQAAGSDPVVELHGSLARVVCLSCGAAGPRGELARRLEEANPGFAPVAAAMNPDGDADLTDEQVADFRVVPCARCGGVLKPDVVFFGESVPPQRVEHCRALVDAAASLLVLGSSLTVMSGLRFVREAARAGKPVLIVNQDPTRGDRHAATRVALPLGPALTTVAARLHIPVQDPDTPA; from the coding sequence ATGCGCACGCGTCCCACCCTGAGCTGGACCCCGACCGAGGACCTGCCGCCCGGCACCACGGACCTCGGCCCCGTCGCAGACGCGCTCGCCGCCGGCGGGGTGCTGGTCCTCACCGGGGCCGGCATCTCCACCGAGTCGGGGATCCCCGCGTACCGCGGCGAGGGCGGGAGCCTGACCCGGCACACCCCGATGACCTACCAGGACTTCACCGCCGGGGCCCAGGCCCGCCGCCGGTACTGGGCGCGCAGCCACCTCGGCTGGCGCACCTTCGGCCGGGCCCGGCCCAACGCCGGGCACCGGGCGGTGGCGGCGTTCGGGCGGCACGGCCTGCTCGCCGGGGTCATCACCCAGAACGTCGACGGCCTGCACCAGGCCGCCGGCAGCGACCCGGTGGTGGAACTCCACGGCAGCCTCGCCCGGGTCGTCTGCCTCTCCTGCGGCGCCGCCGGGCCGCGCGGCGAACTCGCCCGCCGGCTGGAGGAGGCCAATCCCGGATTCGCGCCGGTGGCGGCCGCGATGAACCCGGACGGTGACGCCGACCTCACGGACGAGCAGGTCGCGGACTTCCGGGTGGTGCCCTGCGCGCGCTGCGGCGGCGTCCTCAAGCCCGACGTGGTGTTCTTCGGCGAATCCGTGCCGCCGCAGCGGGTCGAACACTGCCGGGCACTGGTCGACGCGGCGGCCTCACTGCTGGTCCTGGGGTCCTCGCTGACCGTGATGTCCGGGCTCCGCTTCGTCCGCGAGGCGGCCCGCGCCGGCAAGCCGGTGCTGATCGTCAACCAGGACCCCACCCGCGGCGACCGGCACGCCGCGACCCGGGTCGCCCTCCCCCTGGGCCCGGCCCTCACCACCGTGGCCGCCCGCCTGCACATCCCCGTACAGGACCCGGACACCCCTGCCTAG
- a CDS encoding glycosyltransferase gives MRIAVMTAGSRGDVAPYTGLGAGLARAGHEVTLVTHEVFAPLVAGSGVRFATLPGDPRAELHSSRGRGLHRSRHGAAKLLRAVALARRIAPEMTHPLVSAARDADVVLAGGTVAPLAYAIAEGLSRPSMGLFLQPLHGTREFPPPMLGTRSAGPLGNRLGGRAVVTAVDHVFTRAARALAAEHGLPTGPLSAGRRARERWGWPVWHGFSELVVPRPRDWRPGLEVCGYWWPHDGADSRLPPELEDFLAAGPAPVYVGLGSATTPDPGRVSADVVAALRAAGLRGVVQQGWAGLSAAQDDVITIGEVPHFLLFPRVAAVVHHAGAGTTGAALRAGVPSVPVPVQFDAHFWAARLVELGTAPGVLPLRRLGPAALGAAVREAVGNPSYRERARYLAGRLAAEDGVAPVAAALERPARA, from the coding sequence ATGAGGATCGCCGTCATGACAGCGGGGTCGCGCGGGGACGTCGCGCCGTACACGGGGCTGGGGGCCGGCCTGGCCCGGGCCGGCCACGAGGTCACCCTGGTGACCCACGAGGTGTTCGCACCACTGGTGGCCGGGTCGGGGGTGCGCTTCGCCACCCTCCCGGGGGATCCCCGGGCCGAGTTGCACTCGTCGCGCGGGCGTGGGCTGCACCGGAGCCGGCACGGGGCGGCGAAGCTGCTGCGGGCCGTCGCGCTGGCGCGGCGCATCGCGCCCGAGATGACGCACCCGCTGGTCAGTGCCGCGCGCGACGCGGACGTCGTACTGGCCGGCGGGACGGTCGCGCCGCTGGCGTACGCCATCGCCGAGGGCCTGTCCCGGCCCAGCATGGGCCTCTTCCTGCAACCGCTGCACGGCACCCGGGAGTTCCCTCCGCCGATGCTCGGCACCCGCTCCGCGGGCCCGCTGGGCAACCGGCTCGGCGGGCGGGCCGTCGTCACGGCCGTCGACCACGTCTTCACCCGGGCCGCGCGGGCCCTTGCCGCCGAACACGGCCTGCCCACCGGCCCGCTGTCCGCCGGCCGCCGCGCCCGCGAGCGGTGGGGCTGGCCCGTGTGGCACGGCTTCAGCGAGCTGGTGGTCCCCCGCCCCCGCGACTGGCGCCCGGGGCTGGAGGTCTGCGGGTACTGGTGGCCCCACGACGGCGCCGACAGCCGGCTCCCGCCGGAGCTGGAGGACTTCCTCGCGGCCGGCCCCGCCCCGGTGTACGTGGGCCTCGGCAGCGCCACCACACCCGACCCCGGGCGGGTCAGCGCCGACGTCGTGGCCGCACTGCGCGCGGCCGGGCTGCGGGGCGTGGTCCAGCAGGGGTGGGCCGGGCTGTCCGCCGCCCAGGACGACGTGATCACCATCGGCGAGGTGCCGCACTTCCTGCTGTTCCCCCGCGTGGCCGCCGTCGTCCACCACGCCGGGGCGGGCACCACCGGCGCGGCCCTGCGCGCGGGCGTCCCCTCCGTACCCGTGCCCGTGCAGTTCGACGCCCACTTCTGGGCGGCCCGCCTGGTGGAGCTGGGCACCGCCCCCGGTGTGCTGCCCCTGCGCCGCCTCGGCCCGGCCGCCCTCGGCGCGGCCGTGCGGGAGGCCGTGGGCAACCCCTCCTACCGGGAGCGGGCCCGGTACCTCGCCGGACGGCTGGCCGCGGAGGACGGGGTCGCTCCGGTCGCCGCCGCGCTCGAACGGCCGGCGCGGGCCTGA